From the Saccharomyces paradoxus chromosome V, complete sequence genome, the window TTGACTGCGTTAAAGGAATTTAGAACTATGGGTATCAAACCTTATACCATGAACGTGtttagaaacaaaaaatgggTAGCATTGCAAACGAACGAATTGTTACCTATGGACTTAGTGTCTATAACAAGAACCGCGGAAGACAGTGCAATTCCTTGTGATTTGATCTTGCTCGATGGCTCCTGTATTGTTAATGAAGCAATGCTTTCGGGTGAATCTACTCCGTTGTTAAAGGAATCCATTAAATTACGCCCTAGCGAAGATAATTTACAGCTGGACGGTGTTGACAAGATTGCCGTGTTACACGGTGGTACAAAGGCTTTACAAGTAACGCCTCCTGAACATAAATCGGATATTCCACCTCCACCTGATGGAGGTGCCCTAGCCATTGTTACCAAGACTGGATTTGAAACATCTCAAGGTTCTTTAGTGCGTGTTATGATTTACTCTGCTGAACGTGTTTCTGTCGATAATAAGGAAGCGTTGATGTTCattctcttcttgttaATTTTCGCTGTCATCGCATCCTGGTACGTTTGGGTTGAAGGTACAAAAATGGGTAGAATTCAATCCAAATTGATCTTGGACTGTATTTTAATTATTACATCTGTTGTTCCTCCTGAGTTGCCAATGGAATTGACCATGGCTGTCAACAGTTCTCTGGCTGCCCTTGCCAAGTTCTATGTCTATTGTACAGAGCCATTTAGAATTCCATTTGCTGGAAGAATCGATGTTTGTTGTTTTGACAAAACTGGTACTTTGACCGGTGAAGATCTTGTGTTCGAAGGTCTAGCTGGTATCTCTGCTGACTCCGAAAATATTCGCCACTTGTACAGTGCTGCAGAAGCACCAGAAAGTACAATTCTTGTCATCGGTGCCGCTCATGCTTTAGTTAAATTGGATGATGGTGATATTGTTGGTGATCCAATGGAAAAGGCGACCTTGAAGGCCGTTGGTTGGGCTgtcgaaaagaaaaacagtAACTATAGGGAGGGTACTGGAAAATTGGATATTATCCGTagatttcaattttcttccgCCTTAAAAAGGTCTGCTTCTATTGCCTCTCACAATGATACCTTGTTCGCTGCTGTAAAAGGTGCACCTGAAACGATTCGTGAAAGACTTTCCGATATTCCCAAGAATTATGACGAGATCTATAAATCCTTCACACGTTCTGGTTCAAGAGTTTTGGCTTTGGCTTCTAAGCAGTTGCCAAAAATGCCCCACTCTAAAATTGATGACCTAAACCGTGATGACATTGAATCTGAATTAACTTTCAATGggtttttgattttccaCTGTCCTCTGAAGGATGACGCTATTGAAACTATCAAAATGTTAAATGAATCCTCCCATCGTTCCATTATGATTACTGGTGATAACCCATTAACTGCTGTTCATGTGGCTAAGGAAGTTGGAATTGTTTTCGGCGAAACTTTAATCCTGGATAGAGCGGGTAAATCTGATGATAATCAACTGCTGTTCCGTGATGTTGAAGAGACGATTTCTATTCCATTTGATCCATCAAAAGACACTTTTGATCATTctcaaatatttgatagATATGATATTGCTGTTACTGGTTATGCTCTGAATGCCTTAGAGGGACATTCTCAATTAAGGGATCTATTGCGTCACACCTGGGTATATGCACGTGTTTCACCATCCCAAAAGGAGTTCTTGTTGAATACACTAAAGGACATGGGGTATCAAACTTTAATGTGCGGTGATGGTACTAATGATGTTGGTGCTTTGAAACAAGCTCATGTTGGTATTGCATTGTTAAATGGTACTGAAGAaggattgaaaaaattgggcGAACAACGCAGATTGGAAGGTATGAAAATGATGTATATGAAGCAAACTGAATTCATGGCTAGATGGAATCAACCACAGCCACCTGTTCCTGAACCAATTGCACATTTATTCCCACCTGGCCCAAAAAACCCTCATTATCTGAAAGCCTTAGAAAGTAAAGGTACTATCATCACGCCAGAAATCAGAAAAGCAGTTGAAGAAGCAAATTCCAAACCTGTCGAAGTCATCAAACCAAATGGACTCTCTGAAAAGAAACCTGCTGACTTAGCTTCTATGTTGTTAAATTCTGCTGGTGATGCTCAAGGTGATGAAGCACCAGCATTAAAGTTAGGAGATGCATCTTGCGCTGCTCCTTTTACTTCTAAACTTGCCAATGTCTCTGCAGTTACTAACATCATACGTCAAGGCCGTTGTGCTTTGGTAAACACAATTCAAATGTACAAGATTTTGGCTTTGAATTGTTTAATCAGTGCTTACTCTTTGTCTATCATTTACATGGCCGGTGTCAAATTTGGTGATGGTCAGGCCACTGTCTCTGGTTTGTTATTATCTGTTTGTTTCTTGAGCATTTCCCGTGGTAAGCCTTTAGAAAAACTATCCAAGCAAAGGCCACAATCCGGAATTTTTAATGTTTACATTATGGGATCCATTTTGTCTCAATTTGCCGTTCACATTGCTACTTTAATTTACATCACAACAGAGATTTATAAATTGGAACCTAGAGAGCCACAAGTTGACcttgaaaaggaatttgctccatcattattaaatacgggtattttcattattcaaTTGGTGCAACAAGTCTCTACATTTGCCGTTAACTATCAAGGTGAGCCATTTAGAGAAAACATTAGAAGCAACAAAGGTATGTATTATGGTTTATTGGGTGTGACAGGTTTGGCACTTGCAAGCGCTACTGAATTTTTCCCTGAGCTAAACGAAGCTATGAAGTTTGTTCCAATGGCTGACGACTTTAAGATTAAGTTGACTCTAACATTGCTGCTCGATTTCTTTGGTAGCTGGGGTGTCGagcattttttcaagtttttcttcatgGATGACAAACCATCTGACATTTCTGTCCAACAGGTCAAGATTGCCCTTAAATGATAAATCTTTTTGTGCAGTACCTCATtttgtatttatatacttATACTACCCATTCATAtagatctttttttaatgggTGTATTGTTAAGTTTATGAAAATGCTGTGTTATTTGTAAAACAGTCTatgaaaatagaaaaaatataatagtCTCaagtttatattttgtCGTTGGTATTCAATGagaaatttattttaaCAAAGGCGCTAATCTAATGTTTTTCggttaaaaaaataaacaaataaatGGAGAAGATGTAAACACACATTACACTAGTGGAGTCATTGCTAAGTCAATCTTACCGTGCGATGTTATGATTAAAAATGCCAATCGATTAGTCCAGCTCAATCGCACCCTAATAAAGCCACAGGTGGCTAAGTAATATCCGAGGAAACAGAACAACCAGGAGATTCTTTTGACCATCATCAGTATCAAGAATTTCGGGCTTGAATTACTTCCTTAGATTATTTTCTAATTGAATAAGTTTAGCACAGATACGGATTGACAGAGCCTTtggttttcaatttttaatttttgcAAGGGAGATGCTAAGTTAAATAGCACCCTTTAAGGGTTGGATGTGGAACAccaaaaaaggaacaaacTCATGAATCCCCAAAAATGATTATTTAAATCAATAATAGTAAACTTCAATCTGGCGATTAATAGCTGCCTAATCAAATTCTTTACCGAAGCCCATTTGCAACCATTCCAGTGGACGTAATAAACAAGCTACATTTTAACATGCCACTAGCATGGAAAGCTTTCGGAGCACATAACTTACTTCGTATCCTCACCCGCTTTCAGTCAACCAAAGTTCCAGATGCGGTTATCGGTATTGATTTAGGTACTACCAATTCTGCGGTGGCTATTATGGAAGGTAAAGTTCCAAGGATCATCGAAAACGCTGAAGGCTCAAGAACTACTCCCTCTGTAGTGGCTTTCACTAAAGATGGAGAGCGTTTGGTTGGTGAGCCAGCCAAACGTCAATCCATTATAAACTCAGAAAACACTTTATTTGCTACAAAGCGTTTAATCGGCCGGCGTTTCGAGGACGCTGAAGTTCAAAGAGATATTAATCAAGTTCCTTTCAAAATTGTCAAGCATTCTAATGGAGATGCCTGGGTAGAAGCCAGAAACCAAACATACTCTCCCGCCCAAATAGGGGGATTTATCCTAAATAAAATGAAGGAAACCGCTGAGTCTTATCTGGCAAAGAGCGTCAAAAATGCCGTTGTAACTGTCCCTGCCTACTTCAATGATGCCCAAAGACAAGCTACTAAGAACGCAGGACAAATTGTTGGGCTCAATGTGTTGCGTGTTGTCAATGAACCAACAGCCGCTGCCTTAGCTTATGGTCTAGATAAATCGGAGTCAAAAGTCATTGCCGTTTTCGACTTAGGAGGCGGTACTTTCGACATTTCCATTTTGGATATCGATAATGGTGTTTTTGAGGTCAAATCCACCAATGGTGACACCCATTTGGGTGGTGAAGATTTTGACATCTATTTgttaaaagaaattgtttcTCATTTCAAGGATGAAACCAGTATCGATTTGAATAATGACCGTATGGCTGTACAAAGAATAAGGGAAGCCGCTGAAAAGGCCAAAATTGAACTGTCTTCTACACTTTCGACAGAAATAAACTTGCCCTTCATAACTGCTGATGCTACAGGACCAAAACACATCAATATGCCTTTTTCAAGGGCTCAACTTGAGAATATAACCGCCCCATTGATTGATAGAACGGTTGATCCTGTCAAAAAAGCACTGAAGGATGCAAAACTTACTGCCTCAGATATATCAGACGTTTTATTAGTTGGTGGTATGTCAAGAATGCCTAAGGTTGCAGATACTgtgaagaaattatttgGCAAGGATGCATCAAAAGCTGTTAACCCTGATGAAGCAGTCTCTCTAGGAGCTGCTATACAAGGTGCCGTCTTGTCTGGTGAAGTCACTGATGTTTTACTGTTGGACGTTACTCCTCTGTCATTAGGTATTGAAACTTTAGGAGGCGTTTTCACAAAATTGATTCCAAGAAACTCTACAATTCCTACCAAGAAATctcaaatattttcaacagCGGCATCAGGTCAAACAACGGTGGAAGTTAAAGTTTTCCAAGGTGAGAGGGAGTTAGTCAAGGATAACAAATTAATTGGTAATTTTACTCTTGCGGGCATTCCACCAGCTCCAAAAGGTATCCCACAAATTGAAGTCActtttgatattgatgcCAACGGCATAATCAATGTTTCAGCAAAAGATCTTGCCAGTAACAAAGACTCTTCCATTACTGTTGCCGGAGCGTCAGGGCTATCAGATACGGAAATTGAACGTATGGTTAATGAAGCggaaaaatacaaaaatgaGGATAAAGCTCGAAGGAATGCCATTGAGACTGCTAATAAAGCTGACCAGCTAGCCAATGATACGGAAAATTCCATTAGGGAATTCGAAGGGAAGTTAGATAAGACTGATTCTCAAAGACTAAAAGATCAAATATCATCTTTAAGGGAATTAGTTTCCCGGATCCAAGCTGGGGATGAAGTTAATGATGAGGAtttggaaacaaaaattgaCAATTTGCAAACTTCATCAATGAAACTCTTTGAACAGTTATACAAGGATGGTAACAATTCTACAACTAATAGAGAGGATAATAAATAACACAATTATGAGAAAGATAATATTTTCGTTTAAAATTTCACAAATATTGCTTACATCGAAAGAGAATGCTTAAACCATATGTCCTTATAACGCTATGTATTCATTATTTTATAGTTTTTGTTAGCAAGAAAAGAGCGGCCTGAGATGAATGTCAGGTTAAACCAAAGGAAACTATGTGTAATGAATGTATGCATTTGAACATAAAAAACTATTCACTATTTTACAAATGTCAATATTAATTTCtctttgatgaaaagtGTAACTCTATAAAGTTTTGTCACAACCTTGCGTAAATATAATCCGTTTGATGAACGTTGATTGTTTCATATAAATCTCTTGATTCAACAATACGCAATTCCATTTCCTTCATTTCCGAAGCGGAGCCCATTTTGGCTTTCGTTTTTTCTGAAGTATAGCTTCTAGtgattttcaaaacctttTGAATAACATTTAAAACATTATTGACTTGGTCTTCGAATTCCAATGTTGTTGTTGGGTTTGACAAGATTTTATACACTCGATCCAATAACAAAGCGGAAAACAAATCACCAACCCCAGTGAAATACGAATCAATAAACGGCACTCTGTAAACAATAGGTGTTTTACCCTCCATTGAAGCTACGCAATATATGAATTCTTGGTCGTCAAACATCTTACAGTCACAGGACGTGACAATAATCACTGGGATAGTACGATGTAATTTCTCTAACGCCTTCTTCAAATGTTCTTTagtcttgattttttcccCATAAAGTATCTCCAGCTCAAATTGATTCGGGGTTATTATATCAACCAGCTGTTTTGGAGACAAAGCCAGCTTTCTATATTCTGGTATAACATCCTCACTAACATATAATTGTCCCTCGTCACCCATAACAGGATCCATAAGCCATATGATTTCGGGATTTGCCTCCTTAAATTTAGCGTAGTACGTTCCCATACATCGAACAGAATTCTTATTGGG encodes:
- the SPF1 gene encoding ion-transporting P-type ATPase SPF1 (P-type ATPase, ion transporter of the ER membrane~similar to YEL031W); this encodes MTKKSFVSSPIVRDSTLLVPKSLIAKPYVLPFFPLYATFAQLYFQQYDRYIKGPEWTFVYLGTLVSLNILVMLMPAWNVKIKAKFNYSTTKNVNEATHILIYTTPNNGSDGIVEIQRVTEAGSLQTFFQFQKKRFLWHESEQVFSSPKFLVDESPRIGDFQKCKGHSGDLTHLKRLYGENSFDIPIPTFMELFKEHAVAPLFVFQVFCVALWLLDEFWYYSLFNLFMIISMEAAAVFQRLTALKEFRTMGIKPYTMNVFRNKKWVALQTNELLPMDLVSITRTAEDSAIPCDLILLDGSCIVNEAMLSGESTPLLKESIKLRPSEDNLQLDGVDKIAVLHGGTKALQVTPPEHKSDIPPPPDGGALAIVTKTGFETSQGSLVRVMIYSAERVSVDNKEALMFILFLLIFAVIASWYVWVEGTKMGRIQSKLILDCILIITSVVPPELPMELTMAVNSSLAALAKFYVYCTEPFRIPFAGRIDVCCFDKTGTLTGEDLVFEGLAGISADSENIRHLYSAAEAPESTILVIGAAHALVKLDDGDIVGDPMEKATLKAVGWAVEKKNSNYREGTGKLDIIRRFQFSSALKRSASIASHNDTLFAAVKGAPETIRERLSDIPKNYDEIYKSFTRSGSRVLALASKQLPKMPHSKIDDLNRDDIESELTFNGFLIFHCPLKDDAIETIKMLNESSHRSIMITGDNPLTAVHVAKEVGIVFGETLILDRAGKSDDNQLLFRDVEETISIPFDPSKDTFDHSQIFDRYDIAVTGYALNALEGHSQLRDLLRHTWVYARVSPSQKEFLLNTLKDMGYQTLMCGDGTNDVGALKQAHVGIALLNGTEEGLKKLGEQRRLEGMKMMYMKQTEFMARWNQPQPPVPEPIAHLFPPGPKNPHYLKALESKGTIITPEIRKAVEEANSKPVEVIKPNGLSEKKPADLASMLLNSAGDAQGDEAPALKLGDASCAAPFTSKLANVSAVTNIIRQGRCALVNTIQMYKILALNCLISAYSLSIIYMAGVKFGDGQATVSGLLLSVCFLSISRGKPLEKLSKQRPQSGIFNVYIMGSILSQFAVHIATLIYITTEIYKLEPREPQVDLEKEFAPSLLNTGIFIIQLVQQVSTFAVNYQGEPFRENIRSNKGMYYGLLGVTGLALASATEFFPELNEAMKFVPMADDFKIKLTLTLLLDFFGSWGVEHFFKFFFMDDKPSDISVQQVKIALK
- the ECM10 gene encoding Hsp70 family ATPase ECM10 (Heat shock protein of the Hsp70 family~similar to YEL030W), with protein sequence MPLAWKAFGAHNLLRILTRFQSTKVPDAVIGIDLGTTNSAVAIMEGKVPRIIENAEGSRTTPSVVAFTKDGERLVGEPAKRQSIINSENTLFATKRLIGRRFEDAEVQRDINQVPFKIVKHSNGDAWVEARNQTYSPAQIGGFILNKMKETAESYLAKSVKNAVVTVPAYFNDAQRQATKNAGQIVGLNVLRVVNEPTAAALAYGLDKSESKVIAVFDLGGGTFDISILDIDNGVFEVKSTNGDTHLGGEDFDIYLLKEIVSHFKDETSIDLNNDRMAVQRIREAAEKAKIELSSTLSTEINLPFITADATGPKHINMPFSRAQLENITAPLIDRTVDPVKKALKDAKLTASDISDVLLVGGMSRMPKVADTVKKLFGKDASKAVNPDEAVSLGAAIQGAVLSGEVTDVLLLDVTPLSLGIETLGGVFTKLIPRNSTIPTKKSQIFSTAASGQTTVEVKVFQGERELVKDNKLIGNFTLAGIPPAPKGIPQIEVTFDIDANGIINVSAKDLASNKDSSITVAGASGLSDTEIERMVNEAEKYKNEDKARRNAIETANKADQLANDTENSIREFEGKLDKTDSQRLKDQISSLRELVSRIQAGDEVNDEDLETKIDNLQTSSMKLFEQLYKDGNNSTTNREDNK
- the BUD16 gene encoding putative pyridoxal kinase BUD16 (pyridoxal kinase~similar to YEL029C) produces the protein MPRLLATQSHVVHGYVGNKAATFPLQCLGWDVDCCNSVQFSNHTGYGLDKVFGTITRETDLKELLSGLFDNFSQDYQALLSGYLPNKNSVRCMGTYYAKFKEANPEIIWLMDPVMGDEGQLYVSEDVIPEYRKLALSPKQLVDIITPNQFELEILYGEKIKTKEHLKKALEKLHRTIPVIIVTSCDCKMFDDQEFIYCVASMEGKTPIVYRVPFIDSYFTGVGDLFSALLLDRVYKILSNPTTTLEFEDQVNNVLNVIQKVLKITRSYTSEKTKAKMGSASEMKEMELRIVESRDLYETINVHQTDYIYARL